Proteins encoded in a region of the Cataglyphis hispanica isolate Lineage 1 chromosome 14, ULB_Chis1_1.0, whole genome shotgun sequence genome:
- the LOC126854733 gene encoding uncharacterized protein LOC126854733, with the protein MVEESEQLPPIDVKEPLDLIKLSLEERIYVKMRNERELRGKLHAFDQHLNMVLGDVEEIINIVEIDEETYEEIYRQKKRTIQMLFVRGDGVILVSPPT; encoded by the exons ATGGTTGAAGAATCGGAACAG TTGCCACCGATTGACGTGAAGGAACCCCTGGACCTCATAAAATTGAGCCTGGAGGAGCGGATTTACGTAAAAATGAGGAACGAAAGAGAGCTCCGAGGAAAATTACAC GCTTTTGATCAGCATTTGAACATGGTGCTAGGTGATGTGGAGGAAATCATAAACATAGTGGAAATTGATGAAGAAACATATGAGGAAATCTATCGTCAGAAAAAGAGGACTATTCAAATGCTATTCGTGCGTGGCGATGGTGTAATCCTGGTATCTCCGCCTACATAA
- the LOC126854726 gene encoding sperm flagellar protein 1 isoform X1 — protein sequence MTANSEIGDHLDEIYDWIDQIKFSRPKKNIARDFSDGVLMAELLKRYYPKYVDVHNYVAGNSVARKIDNWCTLNRKVMSKLDMRLGKETINQLASSQPGIIEKVLTDLRSKILKDSNADRESLYSGHEDSEEMVKSVLNPDEVANKSVPRHIFIRLKQELHEKNDMISTLQQKISHLENIMRLKDQRIEDLTVQITRLPVERNAATLRPHVIGSGISKLHASTKLSE from the exons ATGACCGCAAATTCGGAAATCGGTGATCATCTCGACGAGATCTATGACTGGATCGACCAAATCAAGTTTTCCAgacctaaaaaaaatatagccaGAGATTTTTCCGATGGTG TGTTAATGGCAGAGCTACTGAAACGTTATTATCCTAAATATGTGGATGTACACAATTACGTCGCCGGTAATAGCGTTGCGAGGAAGATCGATAATTGGTGCACACTTAATCGCAAAGTAATGTCAAAACTTGACATGAGATTGGgaaaagaaacaattaatCAACTGGCCAGTTCGCAACCAGGCATTATTGAGAAAGTTCTCACCGATCTACGAtccaaaattttgaaagacagTAACGCCGACAGAGAATCTTTGTACTCCGGTCATGAGGACAGTGAAG AAATGGTGAAGTCTGTGCTAAATCCCGATGAAGTAGCAAACAAAAGTGTTCCTCGACACATTTTTATTCGCCTAAAACAAGAGCTACACGAAAAAAACGATATGATCTCCACATTACAGCAAAAAATCTCGCACCTGGAAAACATAATGAGGCTGAAAGATCAGAGAATCGAGGACCTCACGGTGCAAATCACAAGGTTGCCGGTTGAGAGAAATGCCGCTACTTTGCGTCCTCATGTTATCGGCAGTGGAATCTCAAAACTACATGCTTCTACCAAGTTGTCCGAATAA
- the LOC126854726 gene encoding sperm flagellar protein 1 isoform X2 — translation MAELLKRYYPKYVDVHNYVAGNSVARKIDNWCTLNRKVMSKLDMRLGKETINQLASSQPGIIEKVLTDLRSKILKDSNADRESLYSGHEDSEEMVKSVLNPDEVANKSVPRHIFIRLKQELHEKNDMISTLQQKISHLENIMRLKDQRIEDLTVQITRLPVERNAATLRPHVIGSGISKLHASTKLSE, via the exons ATGGCAGAGCTACTGAAACGTTATTATCCTAAATATGTGGATGTACACAATTACGTCGCCGGTAATAGCGTTGCGAGGAAGATCGATAATTGGTGCACACTTAATCGCAAAGTAATGTCAAAACTTGACATGAGATTGGgaaaagaaacaattaatCAACTGGCCAGTTCGCAACCAGGCATTATTGAGAAAGTTCTCACCGATCTACGAtccaaaattttgaaagacagTAACGCCGACAGAGAATCTTTGTACTCCGGTCATGAGGACAGTGAAG AAATGGTGAAGTCTGTGCTAAATCCCGATGAAGTAGCAAACAAAAGTGTTCCTCGACACATTTTTATTCGCCTAAAACAAGAGCTACACGAAAAAAACGATATGATCTCCACATTACAGCAAAAAATCTCGCACCTGGAAAACATAATGAGGCTGAAAGATCAGAGAATCGAGGACCTCACGGTGCAAATCACAAGGTTGCCGGTTGAGAGAAATGCCGCTACTTTGCGTCCTCATGTTATCGGCAGTGGAATCTCAAAACTACATGCTTCTACCAAGTTGTCCGAATAA
- the LOC126854707 gene encoding putative inorganic phosphate cotransporter yields the protein MAVENNSNAARKNGSLFPIRYLMAIMGSIGLAILYGFKVNASVAIVAMVNHTAVKLSTSHNLETDDNTTTVSADGCQFDDASNVTKITGENGPFVWDELIQGFILSSYFWGYTVSMLPGGRLAELWSAKWVMNGSVLLNVVASILSPIAARIHYSLFIAMRFLQGIGGGVSFPAMHVMIAKWAPPNERSVIASIVYAGTALGTVISILLTGLLAANVGWDSIFYVEGALCLIWCVAWWLMIADSPEKQTRFISETERNYIIMSLGGHGQENVPKTVPWRQVFRSKPFIAILVAHFCSNFGWYMLLIELPTFMNQILKYDMSSNAGLSSIPFLCMWLFTMILSKILAILQEKGLITVTISRKIGTLFASLVPMLCLIQVSYIGCNRIGAVLLMTIGVTCIGGMYCGFLANHIDIAPNFAGSLVAMTNFIATIPGFVVPVFVGQLTHGNQTIEAWRIVFLVTIILYVIEILVYTIFGSGNEQPWNKIKAFDEVSDQTLPLRENNAKHVW from the exons ATGGCTGTGGAAAATAATTCTAACG ctgCAAGAAAAAATGGTTCATTATTTCCGATTCGATATCTGATGGCCATAATGGGATCTATCGGTCTCGCCATTCTTTATGGTTTTAAAGTCAATGCCAGCGTAGCGATCGTCGCTATGGTGAATCATACTGCTGTCAAATTATCTACGTCGCATAATTTAGAAACTGATGACAATACTACGACAGTAAGCGCGGATGGATGCCAGTTTGACGATGCCTCAAATGTTACAAAGATTACAGGCGAG aatggTCCATTTGTATGGGATGAACTTATTCAAGGTTTTATTCTATCTTCTTATTTCTGGGGCTACACAGTATCTATGTTGCCGGGTGGAAGACTAGCGGAACTCTGGTCAGCCAAATGGGTAATGAATGGATCGGTCCTTTTAAATGTCGTAGCTTCCATATTATCGCCTATTGCCGCGCGTATTCACTACTCGCTCTTTATAGCAATGAGATTTCTTCAGGGGATCGGCGGG ggTGTATCGTTCCCCGCTATGCATGTTATGATCGCTAAATGGGCGCCGCCGAATGAAAGAAGCGTTATTGCCTCAATTGTGTATGCGG GGACGGCACTCGGTACCGTAATTTCCATCTTGTTAACCGGTCTGTTGGCCGCGAATGTTGGTTGGGATTCCATCTTCTATGTGGAAGGCGCGCTTTGTCTTATTTGGTGCGTCGCTTGGTGGCTTATGATAGCAGATTCCCCGGAAAAACAAACGAGGTTCATCAGTGAAACAGAGAGAAACTATATCATTATGTCTTTGGGCGGACATGGCCAGGAGAATGTTCCCAAAAcg GTTCCATGGAGGCAAGTGTTTCGGTCCAAACCGTTTATAGCGATTTTGGTCGCTCATTTTTGTAGCAATTTCGGATGGTATATGCTACTTATCGAACTGCCCACATTTatgaatcaaattttaaaatacgataTGAGCTCG AATGCAGGATTGTCATCCATTCCGTTTTTGTGCATGTGGCTCTTCACTATGATTCTCAGCAAAATATTAGCCATCCTGCAGGAAAAGGGTCTGATCACAGTGACGATATCTAGGAAAATCGGCACGCTTTTTG CGTCTCTTGTACCCATGCTCTGCTTGATACAAGTATCATATATCGGGTGCAATCGCATTGGGGCAGTTTTGTTGATGACAATCGGAGTGACTTGTATTGGCGGAATGTATTGCGGCTTCTTGGCAAACCACATAGACATCGCACCCAATTTTGCCGGTAGTTTGGTGGCAATGACAAACTTCATCGCCACTATACCTGGCTTCGTTGTGCCGGTGTTCGTAGGACAATTAACTCACGGAAAT caAACCATAGAGGCATGGAGAATTGTATTCCTTGTAACGATTATTCTATATGTAATCGAGATATTGGTTTACACTATTTTTGGGAGCGGAAACGAGCAACCCtggaacaaaataaaagcatttGATGAAGTGAGCGATCAAACATTACCTTTAAGAGAGAATAATGCGAAACATGTTtggtaa